The following proteins are encoded in a genomic region of Cryptomeria japonica chromosome 11, Sugi_1.0, whole genome shotgun sequence:
- the LOC131072118 gene encoding serine/threonine-protein kinase D6PK — protein sequence MVSFLCRSVDCDLTMNMDSCCSSTSMSAESSGSSSTGIYDNGGHGGGRGRGTSASTRIGTGTTLVPVKPPHKANDAAWEAIESVRRRDGGVGLKHFKLVRRLGSGDIGNVFLCQLRGGGNCFYAMKVVNREALALRNKLHRAQMETDILSMLDHPFLPTLYAHFDSFHYSCTLMDYCPGGDLHCLRHRRPGKRFSFRSTRFYAAEVLLALEYLHMMGVIYRDLKPENVLIRADGHIMLSDFDLSLRCDVIPTLETASETKNTHHMSRVHTCPSAPSYCNNTTTTTTGSSATTIAIKPSASSCMPLVQLRSWLLSNKKVKKKKNTKNGNKNKILVLACKVQAELVAEPSEVRSRSFVGTHEYLAPEVTSGEGHGSAVDWWTFGVFLFELLYGRTPFKGANNRTTILNIISQPLKFPCNPTKETPAWDAAKDLISRLLAKDPSSRLGSNRGSADIKTHPFFKGINWALIRSTAPPEIPGLTRTRTCYQKKKPSETLPSYFDYF from the exons ATGGTGTCATTTCTGTGTCGTTCCGTTGACTGTGATTTGACAATGAATATGGACAGCTGCTGCAGTTCAACTTCCATGAGCGCCGAGAGTTCGGGTAGCAGTAGCACGGGCATCTATGATAATGGAGGCCATGGAGGAGGCAGGGGAAGGGGCACGAGTGCTAGTACTCGTATTGGTACTGGTACGACTTTGGTGCCCGTGAAGCCTCCTCACAAGGCTAATGATGCGGCGTGGGAGGCCATCGAAAGCGTGCGACGCAGAGATGGGGGCGTGGGACTGAAGCATTTCAAGCTGGTGCGCAGGCTGGGCAGCGGTGACATTGGGAATGTGTTTCTGTGCCAATTGAGGGGAGGTGGGAACTGCTTCTATGCTATGAAGGTGGTCAACCGAGAGGCCCTTGCTCTAAGAAACAAGCTGCACAGGGCTCAAATGGAGACGGACATCCTTAGCATGCTTGACCACCCATTTCTTCCCACTCTCTATGCCCATTTTGATTCCTTCCACTATTCCTGCACTCTCATGGACTATTGCCCCGGTGGGGACTTGCATTGCCTGCGCCACCGGCGACCCGGGAAACGGTTCTCTTTCAGATCTACAAG GTTCTATGCAGCAGAGGTGCTTCTTGCTCTGGAGTACCTGCACATGATGGGAGTGATATACAGGGATTTGAAGCCGGAAAACGTGCTGATTAGAGCAGACGGTCATATCATGCTCTCAGACTTTGACCTCTCCCTAAGATGTGATGTAATCCCAACACTAGAAACCGCCAGTGAAaccaagaacacacatcacatgaGCCGCGTGCACACATGTCCATCAGCCCCCTCCTACTGCAacaacaccaccaccaccaccactggCAGCAGTGCAACAACTATCGCCATAAAACCATCTGCAAGCAGCTGCATGCCCCTAGTACAGCTCCGCAGCTGGTTACTATCAAACAAGaaagtaaagaaaaagaaaaataccaagaaTGGCAATAAAAACAAGATCTTGGTTTTGGCGTGCAAGGTGCAGGCAGAACTGGTAGCCGAGCCGTCAGAGGTTCGATCCCGGTCGTTTGTAGGGACCCACGAATACCTGGCCCCCGAGGTGACCTCGGGCGAAGGGCATGGCAGTGCAGTGGATTGGTGGACTTTTGGAGTCTTTTTGTTCGAGCTGCTCTATGGAAGAACGCCTTTCAAGGGCGCCAATAACCGCACCACCATTCTCAACATAATCTCTCAGCCCCTCAAATTCCCCTGCAATCCCACTAAGGAAACTCCAGCCTGGGATGCCGCCAAGGATCTTATTTCCAGGCTCCTTGCCAAGGATCCAAGCTCTCGGTTGGGTTCGAACCGGGGATCTGCTGACATCAAAACCCACCCTTTCTTCAAAGGAATCAACTGGGCTCTGATACGTTCCACTGCTCCTCCTGAGATCCCAGGTCTTACCAGGACTCGAACCTGCTATCAGAAGAAAAAACCCTCCGAAACCCTCCCTTCCTACTTCGACTACTTCTAA